TGACCGTCCGCCTGCCTGAGCTCGCGAAACACAGCGACCACGCCTTGGTGGTTGGCGATCTCAACGTCGGTCACACTGAACTCGACATCAAGAATTGGAAGGGCAACGTCAAGCGTGCCGGCTTCCTCCCGGAGGAACGGGCATACTTTGACCGCTTCCTCGGTGAAGAAATCGGATGGAGGGATGTCCACAGGGGCCTGGCAGGTAATGTCGCCGGCCCCTACACCTGGTGGTCACAGCGCGGTAAGGCCTTTGACACTGACACAGGCTGGCGCATCGACTACCACCTGGCCACTCCGGGCCTCGCAGCAGCCGCTTTCTCGGCTGTAGTGGACCGGGCGCCTTCGTGGGACACCCGCTTCTCTGACCACGCACCGCTGGTAGTCGACTACCGGCTCTAAGCTTCCTAAGGTATTGCTCCATGACTAGTTCCACCACGACCGAAACCGGCGCATCGGCTGATGCTGCCACCGAACCCAAACCCGTGACGTCCACCAAACTGGCTGTGGGCGCCAAGCACCGGGTCTTGTCCGGAATGCAGCCTTCCGCTGACTCCCTGCACCTTGGCAACTACCTCGGCGCCTTGGTCAACTGGGTCCGGATGCAGGACGAGTACGACGCCGTGTACTTCATCCCTGACCTGCACGCCATCACGGTGCCGCAGGATCCTGCGGAGCTCGCCCGACGTACCCGGGTTACTGCAGCCCAGTACATCGCGGGCGGCGTGGATGTAAACAAGTGCACGCTCTTCGTTCAGTCCCAGGTTCCAGAGCACGCCCAGTTGGCGTGGGTCCTGAATTGCATCACCGGCATGGGTGAAGCCGCCCGCATGACGCAGTTCAAGGACAAGGCGCAGAAGCAGGGCTCGGACCACGCCAGCGTTGGCCTGTTCACGTATCCCATCCTCCAAGCCGCCGACATCCTCCTGTACCAGCCGCATGGCGTGCCGGTGGGCGAAGACCAGCGCCAACATGTGGAATTGAGTCGCGACCTCGCCAACCGCTTCAACAGCCGTTTCGGCGAGACGTTCCAAGTGCCCGAGGCCTTCATTCAGAAGGAATCGGCAAAGATCTACGATCTCCAGAACCCCACGGCCAAGATGTCCAAGTCGGCGGAATCACCGGCCGGCCTCATCAACCTGCTGGATGATCCAAAGACTGTAGCCAAGCGCATCAAGTCAGCCGTCACGGACACCGAGACCGAGATCCGGTACGACCGCGAGAACAAGCCGGGCGTATCCAACCTGCTGACCATCTACTCGGCCATCAGCGGCACACCGGTGGACAAGATCGTGGCCGACTACCAAGGGAAGATGTACGGCCACCTGAAGGTTGACTTGGCCGAACTTGTCTCCGGACACCTGGCGCCCATCCGGGAGCGTGCCAACGAACTCCTGGCCGATCCCGCAGAGCTGGACCGGCTCCTGGCCCTCGGCGCGGACAAGGCACGTGAAATTGCGGCCGCAACCCTCGCCGATGTCTACTCCAAGGTTGGTTTCCTGCCCTACCGCGGCGATTCCTCTCACGGGAACCAGGGAGTCCGCTAAGTCCATGTGCTCCGCTGGCCAGCTCAACGTCAAGACCGGCACCCGAGAGGGTGCCGGTCCGGACGACTCCCGCCAGCCCGCTGTTTCCGGCGCCGATTGCGGTGCCGGTGACACCATGTGCGTCGGTGTCATCCTCGGTTTCCCGCCGGAGATCGCCCGTGAACTCCAGGAATGGAGGGCCTCGTTCGGTGATCCGATGGCGGAGGTCATTCCTGCGCACATCACCCTGATCACCACTACGCCCACGCAGGACTGGGCCGCTACCCGGGAACACGTCCGGGAAGTTGCACAGGCCCAGCAACCTTTCGATATCACCATTTCCGGCACGGGTTCCTTCCGGCCCGTCTCGCCGGTGGTGTTCGTCAACGTGGAAGAAGGTTTTGAAGAGTGCGTGCAGTTGCACGAGAAACTTCAAACCGGTCCCCTGGAACGGACGCTGCCCTTCCCGTACCACCCGCACGTCACCGTGGCCCACGATGTTGCCCAGGAAAACCTCGACGAAGCTGAAACGGTCCTCAGGGATTACCGGGCGACGTTCCCTGTGGTTAGCATGGGACTTTACGAGCACGACACCAATGGAATTTGGCAGCTACGGGAAGAGCTCGACTTTGGCGGCGATACTGACGAAACACAGCAAGCGGATCCAGTCCGCAGAGGCGGACGTTCCTCCGCTGCCAACTGAGCTGGCAAAACTCAAACTCCAGCTCCTCCGCAAGAGGCAGGATTGGGGCCATGCCAAGCGCGCCGGCGAGGGCCTTCCGAAAAAGATGGGCGCGTTCTTTGCCCTCTTCCTAGCCAGATTGAACACCAACCGGGCCATGCGGGCCTTCCAGCACTACACCCGGCAGCACGGGCCGTTGCTGAGTGCCGGCATCGGCTTCAACATGTTCTTCTCCGTCACGGGTTTGCTCACCACAGGTTTCGCCATTGCCGGGATTGTCCTGGGAGGTAACCCTGCACTGCAGGATGCAGTGATCGACAGTGTGGCTGCTGCTGCCCCCGGGCTACTTCAGGTGAACGGCGGCGAAGGGTTGGTGGATCCACAGTCCCTGCTCAACCCGTCGGGACTTGGATGGACGGCCCTCATCGCTGCGGTGGTGACAGTCTTTGTTTCCCTGGGTTGGATCGCCAGCATCAGGGAAGGTCTTCGGGGGATCATGAAGGCTGACCCTTTGGTGCGCAACCCGATAGTTCAAAAACTTATCGACGCCGGCACGCTGCTGCTCCTGGGCGTCATCCTTGTCATCAGCGCAGGCGTCTCGCTCGTCTTTGGTATTGCGGCGGACTGGCTCATTGCTTTGCTTAAGTTGGACGAGGGAATCACCGAGCCCATAGCGGCCATCGTCAAGATCGTGGTTCCGCTCGTGCTGAACTGCGCGACGGCGGCAGTACTGTTTCGGATTGCCGGTGGCCTCAAGCTGGGGCGCCGCGCGTTCCTGGAAGGCGTGGTGCTGGCGGGCGTTGGCACAACGGTCCTGCAATTCTTCAGCACCGAACTTCTTGCCCGCTCCGGCAACAATCCGGTGCTGGCATCGTTTGCAATCATCATCGGTCTGCTGATCTGGTTCAACCTTGTGAGCCAGGTGTGCCTGGTCTCAGCGTCGTGGTCAGCTATTCGTGAGGCTGACACGGAGTCGGGGGAGTCCCCGCGCAAGAAAGTCCTCGGTTCGCGGCGCGTGGCGCCCCGCACCTGATCTGGAGGCCGCCATGAACAACCAACTGTGGATCGCTTGCCTCCTCGGGGCTGCAGCGGGACTCGTTGTTGGCCAGTTGGTTTTCAACTCGCCCTTTCTGGGCATCCTCCTTGGTGTTGGTCTAGGCGCTCTGGTCGGCGCTGCAGTGGGACCCCGCCGCGGATAGCCGGAAGTGTCCCACTGCGGTCAATTTCCTACGGCGCCTTCACCAGCCCTTCCCACGCAACGGTCCAGTCCGAGGGGAATCCCGGTGCGTGCCGCTCCGGCCCGTTGTCCCACCCTGCCGCCATCAGGGCGACAGCCGCCAGAAGTCCGCCGTTGCCCGGTAAATAGAGCGGCAAAGAGTCTGTTTGGCGATTGTGCCCGTTGGGAAGGACCGTGTTCTTGCCGGCGCTCAGGAGGAGCGCATCCACGGCGGCCTCAGGATCCTCGAGCCGCGCGGCGGTCATAGCCATGACGGGGTAGTCCCAACCCCACGTGCTGCCCCAGTCCCAGTCGGCCAGGACGTCGGTTAGGGTCGCGCGCATGATGTCCGGATCAATGATGTCGGTCCGGGGGAGGACACCCAAAGCGCACAGCATGGACGGGTGATCGCTGCGAATGGTGAAGGGCTCCACGTCGATCGCAGCGTACACGCCGTCGATCACCCGCGGGGGCACCATGCCGTCCGCTACTGTCGTCCACGCCTCCGCAGGCTCCAGCCCGAGCCGCGCGCGCCACGCCGCCGCCGTCCGCAGGCCCCACTGCCAGTACGCCAACTCAAACGTGGGGTTAGTGACCTTGGCCCGGATGGAGCCGTAGCTTTCCTGTGCAGGGATCAAAGGAGGGCCCAATTCGAAGCCGCGCGACGTTGGGTGCGCAAAGCTGGCCATGAAGGCAGCCGACTCGAACACGATCTCCGCAAACTCCTTCAGCAGTTCCCTGCTGGGATTGGCCCGGTACGCCAGTTCCGCCAGATGGATGGGGTGAGGCTGTTGCCAGATCAGAAACGTCCCGATGGGACTCGGGCTCTCCCTGCCGTCCGGTCCAACCTGTTTGGGCCAGCGGACGCCGTCGAATCCTTGCGCTTTGGCCGTCTGCCGGGCTGACTCCAGCACGGTGGAGTACCACCGCAACGACGGCAGGAGCAGCTCTGTCCGATTCCACTGCGCAAAGTGCGCGGCATGCCACCAGTGCATCTCCACGTGGAACCGGCCGCGCCATGAATTGCAGACCAGCCCGGTCTCCTGAGGCGGCAACGAGCCCGAGCAATTAACCGCGGTCAGGTACTGCGACAACACGATCCTGCGTTCCAATTCCTTGGCCCGGGCATCAGGCGTCGCATCAAGTTCGATCGCCCCGCCGGAGGACCAGAACCCCGGCCAATAGGCCGCTGAGGCGGCCGCCACGCTTCCCGCCGGAGAAAGCTCGACGCCGGTCCTTCCTCTGGGGGCAGCGTTCCTCTCCGAGGTGTCGCCGGTCAGCCGATTAGTGCCGCGCGGGATGCAGTCGCCGTCGCCTGCGGAAAGAAAGGCAACCGAAAAGTCCATCAGGTTGCCGGCGTCGGCCGTTGCTACTACGAGCCGGTGCTGTCCGGTCTGTTCCACTCCCAGGTGGGGACCGGTGATCACCACTTTGTAGCGGGAGTTGTCCAGCGCACGGTGGACTGTCCATGCTTCACAGCCATTGTGGTCTCGCGAAGCCCCGGGTGCATCGAGCGATGTGGTGTGGGCGTTTGCGCTGCTCCAGTCCGCGGCGTCATGCCACGCCTCAGACCCGTAAGGGAAGCCGACGCTGACAACCAACCCGGCACCAAGCGCCGTTGACTCCACGCGGAAGCCCACCTCATCTCGGTCCGGGTGACACGCCGTCGTGACGTTGACGGGGTGACCCGCCAGCGTAAAGCGGCTGGTGACCACCCCCGTCCACAGGTCCAGTGTTTGCTCGGCCCGGGAAATTTCGTCTTCCGTGATTGCCCTCTCAACGCCGTCCTCGATCCAGCGGAAGCCGATCCGGCCCAAGTCCAGCCTGTGGACATTCGCGCGGAGCCAGGTTTCAGCCAGCGACGTGTCCGTCTCACGGTCATTGACGATGTCGCCCACCATGTCCACGTAGGGCACTGGACCCCGGGGCGAATCATAGAGAACGGTGGAGCCAGCGAGGTCGTACTCCTCCGGTGGCGGCACGGAGTGCCAGCCCCACTGCGCTTGCGTGCCCAGCAGCGTGCCAGGAGGCAGCTCGTCGCGCGCGCCCACTGGATAGGCGTCGGGCAACGACTGCAACCCGGTGAGGTCCATGGTGAACGCGAATTCACCGTTGCCCACTGAAACGGGGCTTCGTGGATCAAAGTGTTCTTGGCGTACGTTGTGTCGCCGGACCAGTGCCTCGCGATTGATGGCGGGGGATTGCGGATGATGGGTGGTGCTTTGGCTGTGCACTGCGCACGCCCTCCTGATGCTGCCTGCTGTGACTGCTGCTGGGGACAATCCGGTCAAGTGGTTCTGGAGCGCGGTCTCCGCGTAGGGGCGGTTCAATCCCCAATTGGCGAGAAACCGTTTTCCGAAACGATTCAATCCTTGTTCCCGGACGAAGCCGTGTCAACCCCCTGGCTCGTGGAGGTGCTCGTGGCGCCAGCGGCTGCCTGCAGCAGGACGGTGTCTTTGAGTTCGAGGAGCGGGAAGAATGCCGCCCGTTCGTCGGGGCTGTTGTTGGGCTGATGAAGCGTGAGGAACAAGCCGCCGTCCAAGGTTCGCCCGATCATCCCGTGCCCGCCGTTGGCGCTCCATAGTGCGTCAGGCTCCTGGATCCAAGGGCCCAGGACTGTCCCGGATTCGCTGCGCGCGATTCCCATGGCGTAACCGTCGTCGCCGAAGCTCGACCACAGCATGATGAGTCGGCCGCTGGTAAGCCTGAAGAGAAATGGACCATCGGTGACGTAGACGGGGAACTCCCGGACCTTCACTGAGGGGACATCCAGGGCGCGGGACCAAGGGGCTTCTGAGGCGCTGAAGAGGAAAACGGGCACGCCTTCCGCCCTTCGCAGGTCTTTCGTGAGGCGCTGGGCGAGTATTGCGCCGTCATGCACTTGCTTCCATTCGTGGCAGAAAACCACCCAGGGCATACCCTCTTGGTCCACATGCAGTGTCCCGTCCAGGCATTGCCAATTGTGTGGCGTGACAGGGCCTTCGCTCCAGGGCTGGTAAGGGCCTTCAGGGCGGTCTGCAGAAAGTATCTGTGTTCCACGGAGGCGACCAGGCGCAGTGAAGGTGGCAAACATGAAGTAGCGGCCTTGGTACTCGTGAACTTCGGGAGCCCAATATTGTTCCTGGCTCCAGAAGTCGGAGGATGGTCGGAACGCCGGGAAGGGGCCCTCCCAAGAGGCCAGGTCCTTGCTCCGGTAGCAGTCAAAGCCTGTGGCGGGTCCGGACCAGATGTTCTTGTCCGTGCTTCCGAAGAGCAAGTATTCGCTGGAACCGGGCAGCGACAGAAGGAATGGATCCCGGATTTGGATGTCGTCCAAAAGTGGGGACAAGGTAACTCCTATGGGTTGAATTAGTTCATGGAGAAAACTATTGACGCATGAGTGGGTCCTTGATACGTTTCAGGAACCGTTTTCTCAGAGTTGAAAGAAGCTTACCCAATGGCGCGTAAATCTCTCGGTCGCATTCGAAAATCAATAGCAGTCCTGGCCACCGTGGGCATGTTGGGCCTCACCGTAGCCTGCTCCAGCCCGTCGTCCAACCAGCCCGAAGACGGCCCTGTCGAGATTCGGTTTTCGTGGTGGGGCAACGCCACCCGTGCTGAGCTGACCAACAAGGCCATCAAAGAGTTCGAGGCTGCCAACCCCAACATCAAGGTGAAGCCCGAGTACGGGGACATTGGAGGCTACTTCGACAAATTGGCCACCCAAGTGGCTGCAAACGACGCACCCGATGTGATCACCATGGGCGGCGCCTACCCGGCTGAATACGCCAACCGCGGGGCCCTGCTGGACTTGTCCAAGGTTGAAGGGTCGCTCGACCTCTCCAAAATGGACCAGGGAGCCCTGGAAAACGGGCAGGTGCAAGGCAAGCAGTACGGTGTATCCACTGGTGCCAACGCCCTGGCTATCGTGGTGAACCCCGCCGTGTTCCAAGCCGCCGGCGTAGCACTTCCGGATGACAGCAAGTGGACTTGGGACGACTTCGCCAAGACAGCCGAGGACATCACCGCCAAGAGTCCAAAGGGAACCTATGGGACGGCGACCGTTCTCACACATGATTCACTGGATGCCTTCGCCCGCCAGCGCGGCGAATCCTTGTACACGCAGGATGGCCAATTGGGCCTGGGCAAGGAGACCGTACAGGACTACTTCGATTTCTCCGTCAAGCTCAGCGAGTCAGGCGCCGCCCCCAGCGCCTCCGAAACTGTGGAGAAGCTCAACGTCAGCACCGAGCAGACACTCATGGGTATGGGGCAGGCCGGCATGATGCTCACGTGGACCAACTCCCTGTCCGCCCTCAGCAAAGCCTCGGGTGCCGAACTGAAGCTGCTGAAGCTGCCAGGCGAGACTCCCACACCCGGAATCTGGCTCCAATCCTCGCAGTTCTACACCATCTCTGCCCGTAGTAAGCACACGGATGCTGCCGCCAAGCTGGTCAGCTTCCTGGTCAACAATGAGGCCGCAGCAAAGATCATCCAGAGCGACCGTGGCGTGCCCAGCAACTCCGGAATGCGCGCGGCCATCCAGGACTTGCTGACACCTCAGGGGAAGGTGGAAGCCGCGTACATTGACCAGATCGGGAAGATGGACTTTGCCCCGACGTTCATCGGTCCCACCGGTTCAACCGCGGTCTCCGAAATCACCGCCCGCATCAACACCGAGGTCCTGTTCAAGAGGCTGAGCCCGGACAAGGCTGCGGAGCAGTGGCTCAGTGAAAGCAAGGCGGCCATAGGCAAGTAGTACCCGTCTGCATGGGTGGTCCGGCCCTTTAGCCGGCGTCGCGGACCTCAAGATAGGGGTCCGCCCAGGCGCCGATGATCCGCGCAACCCGTGCTGCCTGGCCCTTCCCGGTGAGGAGGTGCTCGCTGCCTTCCAAGGAGACAAAGCTCCGGGGATGCCGGGCAGTACGGAAGATTTCGCTGGCGTTGTCGATCCCCACGGTGTTATCGGTGGGGGAGTGCATCACCATCAGCGGCTTGTGGAGGGTACGGATGCAGTCGCGCAGATCAGCGCGCTCCACGTCCTCCACAAAGTGGCGGCGAACCTCCATGGGCCGTCCGCCGAGGTCCACCACGGCGCTGCCATCGCGCAGGATGGAATCAATTTCGGCGTCGAACATGTGCTCAACGTGCTTGGGCTCGTAGGGCGCGCCAACGGTCACCACGGCGTTGAGGCCCGGGATGTCGCGGGCTGCGGCAAGCACCGCTGGGCCTCCGAACGAGTGGCCGACCAGGAGTGAGATTCCCCGGCCTTGCTCCCGCATGAAGTCCGCCGCAAGGATGGTGTCGGCTACCTTCACGCTGAACGACCCCGCAGACCATTCACCAGCGGAGCCACCCAAGCCCAGGTTGTCGAAGCGCAGCATCCCCACACCTTGCTCAGCGAGTCCCTTGCAGATGCGTGAAGCTGCAGGGCTGTCCTTGCCGAGAGTCAGGCCGTGAGAGTACAGGCCCCAACCACGGACGGGACCTTCGGGCACGTCCACGATGCCGGCCAGGGCATCGCCGGTGCTTCCCATGAAGCTGATCTTCTCAGAGCGTGACACGCTGATCTCCTTGCGTTGCGGTGACCGTTACGGTGAGGACCGGTGACGGCACGTGATAAACGACGACGGCGCCACCCACCATCAGTGGTGAGCGGCGCCGTCGTCGTGTGTGTTCGTAGGTGAACGCTGAACTAGATCTTGCGGGCCAGGATGGCCTGCTTGACCTCGGCGATTGCCTGGGTCACCTGGATGCCGCGGGGGCATGCTTCCGAGCAGTTGAAGGTGGTGCGGCAGCGCCACACGCCTTCTTTGTCGTTCAGGATCTCAAGGCGCATGTCGCCGGCGTCATCACGGGAATCGAAGATGAAGCGGTGGGCGTTGACGATCGCAGCCGGACCGAAGTACTGGCCGTCGGTCCAGAAGACCGGGCAGGACGAGGTGCAGGCAGCGCACAGGATGCACTTGGTGGTGTCGTCAAAGCGCTCACGGTCCTCGACGGACTGCAGGCGTTCCTTGGTGGGCTCGTGGCCCTTGTTGATCAGGAACGGCATGACTTCGCGGAAGGACTGGAAGAAGGGTTCCATGTCCACGATCAGGTCCTTCTCCACAGGGAGGCCCTTGATCGGCTCGACGGTGATGGGCTTGGTGGTGTCCAGGTCCTTCAGCAGCGTCTTGCAGGCGAGGCGGTTGCGGCCGTTGATGCGCATGGCATCCGAACCACACACACCGTGGGCGCAGGAGCGGCGGAAGGAAACACTGCCGTCAATCTCCCACTTGACCTTGTGGAGGGCATCCAACACGCGGTCCGTGCCGTACATGGTCAGCTTGTAGTCGTCCCAACGCGCTTCGTCCGAAATTTCGGGGTCGTAGCGGCGCACGCGCAGCGTGATGTGGAAGGTGGGGATTTCACCGTCGCCGGCAACGCTAGCCGGGAGCTCGATCTTGGAAGCGGGCTCTGCCATTTCGGTGGTCATTAGTACTTACGCTCCATCGGCTCGTAACGGGTGAAGATCACGGGCTTCGTCTCAAGACGGATGCCCGCAACAGATTCCGCCGAGGAGTCGACGGTGACGGAAGTGTCCAGGTACGCCATGGAGTGCTTCATGAACTTCTCGTCATTGCGGTCCGGGAAGTCCTCGCGGTAGTGGCCGCCGCGTGACTCTTCACGGTGCAGCGCACCGACGGTCATGACCTTGGCCATGTCCAGCAGGAAACCCAGTTCCACGGCTTCCAGGAGATCCAGGTTGAAGCGCTTGCCCTTGTCCTGAACGGTGACGTGCTTGTACCGCTCTTCGAAGGAAGCGATGTCGCGAAGGACCTGCTCCAAGGATTCCTTGGTGCGGAACACCTGCATGTTGGCGTCCATGGTGTCCTGCAGTTCCTTGCGAATCTGTGCAACACGCTCGGTACCGTTGCCGGTGAGCAAGCGGTCCAGGATGCCACGGGTCATTGCCTCGGGGTCCTCGGGGAGCTCGACGTAGTCGGCCGTCTTCGAGTACTCCGCAGCAGCAATACCGGCGCGCTTACCGAAGACGTTGATGTCCAGGAGCGAGTTGGTGCCGAGACGATTCGAGCCGTGCACTGACACACAGGCAACTTCACCGGCAGCGTAGAGACCCGGCACGATCGTGTCGTTGTCCTGCAGCACTTCGGTGGTGATGTTCGTGGGGATGCCACCCATGGCGTAGTGCGCGGTGGGGAACACGGGGACAGGATCGGTGAACGGTTCCACACCCAGGTAGGTGCGGGCGAACTCCGTGATGTCCGGAAGCTTGGCTTCGATGTGCGCGGGCTCGAGGTGGGTGAGGTCCAAGAGGACGTAATCCTTGTTCGGACCACAACCGCGGCCTTCGCGCACTTCGTTCGCCATGGCGCGGGCCACGATGTCACGGGGTGCGAGGTCCTTGATGGTGGGAGCGTAGCGCTCCATGAAGCGCTCACCCTCCGAGTTACGCAGGATGGCACCTTCACCACGTGCACCCTCGGTGAGGAGGATGCCCAAGCCGGCGAGGCCGGTCGGGTGGAACTGGAAGAACTCCATGTCTTCCAGGGGGATGCCGCGGCGGAACGCGATGCCCATTCCGTCACCGGTGAGGGTGTGCGCGTTGGAGGTGGTTTTGAACACCTTGCCGGCGCCGCCGGAGGCGAACACAACGGACTTGGCCTGGAAGACGTGCAGTTCACCGGAAGCGAGGTCGTAGGACACGACGCCGGCAACACGCTTCTGCTTGTACGGGGTTCCGTCTTCGCGTACTGCGTCTTCTTCGACGATCAACAGGTCAAGG
This genomic interval from Paenarthrobacter aurescens TC1 contains the following:
- the trpS gene encoding tryptophanyl-tRNA synthetase (identified by match to protein family HMM PF00579; match to protein family HMM TIGR00233), with product MTSSTTTETGASADAATEPKPVTSTKLAVGAKHRVLSGMQPSADSLHLGNYLGALVNWVRMQDEYDAVYFIPDLHAITVPQDPAELARRTRVTAAQYIAGGVDVNKCTLFVQSQVPEHAQLAWVLNCITGMGEAARMTQFKDKAQKQGSDHASVGLFTYPILQAADILLYQPHGVPVGEDQRQHVELSRDLANRFNSRFGETFQVPEAFIQKESAKIYDLQNPTAKMSKSAESPAGLINLLDDPKTVAKRIKSAVTDTETEIRYDRENKPGVSNLLTIYSAISGTPVDKIVADYQGKMYGHLKVDLAELVSGHLAPIRERANELLADPAELDRLLALGADKAREIAAATLADVYSKVGFLPYRGDSSHGNQGVR
- a CDS encoding putative 2',5' RNA ligase family protein (identified by match to protein family HMM PF02834) translates to MCVGVILGFPPEIARELQEWRASFGDPMAEVIPAHITLITTTPTQDWAATREHVREVAQAQQPFDITISGTGSFRPVSPVVFVNVEEGFEECVQLHEKLQTGPLERTLPFPYHPHVTVAHDVAQENLDEAETVLRDYRATFPVVSMGLYEHDTNGIWQLREELDFGGDTDETQQADPVRRGGRSSAAN
- a CDS encoding putative ribonuclease BN-like family (identified by match to protein family HMM PF03631); protein product: MGAFFALFLARLNTNRAMRAFQHYTRQHGPLLSAGIGFNMFFSVTGLLTTGFAIAGIVLGGNPALQDAVIDSVAAAAPGLLQVNGGEGLVDPQSLLNPSGLGWTALIAAVVTVFVSLGWIASIREGLRGIMKADPLVRNPIVQKLIDAGTLLLLGVILVISAGVSLVFGIAADWLIALLKLDEGITEPIAAIVKIVVPLVLNCATAAVLFRIAGGLKLGRRAFLEGVVLAGVGTTVLQFFSTELLARSGNNPVLASFAIIIGLLIWFNLVSQVCLVSASWSAIREADTESGESPRKKVLGSRRVAPRT
- a CDS encoding hypothetical protein (identified by Glimmer2; putative), whose product is MHSQSTTHHPQSPAINREALVRRHNVRQEHFDPRSPVSVGNGEFAFTMDLTGLQSLPDAYPVGARDELPPGTLLGTQAQWGWHSVPPPEEYDLAGSTVLYDSPRGPVPYVDMVGDIVNDRETDTSLAETWLRANVHRLDLGRIGFRWIEDGVERAITEDEISRAEQTLDLWTGVVTSRFTLAGHPVNVTTACHPDRDEVGFRVESTALGAGLVVSVGFPYGSEAWHDAADWSSANAHTTSLDAPGASRDHNGCEAWTVHRALDNSRYKVVITGPHLGVEQTGQHRLVVATADAGNLMDFSVAFLSAGDGDCIPRGTNRLTGDTSERNAAPRGRTGVELSPAGSVAAASAAYWPGFWSSGGAIELDATPDARAKELERRIVLSQYLTAVNCSGSLPPQETGLVCNSWRGRFHVEMHWWHAAHFAQWNRTELLLPSLRWYSTVLESARQTAKAQGFDGVRWPKQVGPDGRESPSPIGTFLIWQQPHPIHLAELAYRANPSRELLKEFAEIVFESAAFMASFAHPTSRGFELGPPLIPAQESYGSIRAKVTNPTFELAYWQWGLRTAAAWRARLGLEPAEAWTTVADGMVPPRVIDGVYAAIDVEPFTIRSDHPSMLCALGVLPRTDIIDPDIMRATLTDVLADWDWGSTWGWDYPVMAMTAARLEDPEAAVDALLLSAGKNTVLPNGHNRQTDSLPLYLPGNGGLLAAVALMAAGWDNGPERHAPGFPSDWTVAWEGLVKAP
- a CDS encoding putative glycosyl hydrolase, family 43 (identified by match to protein family HMM PF04616) — encoded protein: MSPLLDDIQIRDPFLLSLPGSSEYLLFGSTDKNIWSGPATGFDCYRSKDLASWEGPFPAFRPSSDFWSQEQYWAPEVHEYQGRYFMFATFTAPGRLRGTQILSADRPEGPYQPWSEGPVTPHNWQCLDGTLHVDQEGMPWVVFCHEWKQVHDGAILAQRLTKDLRRAEGVPVFLFSASEAPWSRALDVPSVKVREFPVYVTDGPFLFRLTSGRLIMLWSSFGDDGYAMGIARSESGTVLGPWIQEPDALWSANGGHGMIGRTLDGGLFLTLHQPNNSPDERAAFFPLLELKDTVLLQAAAGATSTSTSQGVDTASSGNKD
- a CDS encoding putative extracellular sugar-binding protein (identified by match to protein family HMM PF01547); this encodes MLGLTVACSSPSSNQPEDGPVEIRFSWWGNATRAELTNKAIKEFEAANPNIKVKPEYGDIGGYFDKLATQVAANDAPDVITMGGAYPAEYANRGALLDLSKVEGSLDLSKMDQGALENGQVQGKQYGVSTGANALAIVVNPAVFQAAGVALPDDSKWTWDDFAKTAEDITAKSPKGTYGTATVLTHDSLDAFARQRGESLYTQDGQLGLGKETVQDYFDFSVKLSESGAAPSASETVEKLNVSTEQTLMGMGQAGMMLTWTNSLSALSKASGAELKLLKLPGETPTPGIWLQSSQFYTISARSKHTDAAAKLVSFLVNNEAAAKIIQSDRGVPSNSGMRAAIQDLLTPQGKVEAAYIDQIGKMDFAPTFIGPTGSTAVSEITARINTEVLFKRLSPDKAAEQWLSESKAAIGK
- the sdhB gene encoding succinate dehydrogenase, iron-sulfur subunit (identified by match to protein family HMM PF00111; match to protein family HMM TIGR00384) — translated: MTTEMAEPASKIELPASVAGDGEIPTFHITLRVRRYDPEISDEARWDDYKLTMYGTDRVLDALHKVKWEIDGSVSFRRSCAHGVCGSDAMRINGRNRLACKTLLKDLDTTKPITVEPIKGLPVEKDLIVDMEPFFQSFREVMPFLINKGHEPTKERLQSVEDRERFDDTTKCILCAACTSSCPVFWTDGQYFGPAAIVNAHRFIFDSRDDAGDMRLEILNDKEGVWRCRTTFNCSEACPRGIQVTQAIAEVKQAILARKI
- the sdhA gene encoding succinate dehydrogenase, flavoprotein subunit (identified by match to protein family HMM PF00890; match to protein family HMM PF02910; match to protein family HMM TIGR01812; match to protein family HMM TIGR01816), translating into MRAAIESGQRARTAVLTKLYPTRSHTGAAQGGMCAALANVEEDNWEWHTFDTIKGGDYLVDQDAAEVMAKEAIDAVLDLEKMGLPFNRTPEGRIDQRRFGGHTRDHGKAPVRRACYAADRTGHMILQTLYQNCVKHNVEFYNEYYVLDLLIVEEDAVREDGTPYKQKRVAGVVSYDLASGELHVFQAKSVVFASGGAGKVFKTTSNAHTLTGDGMGIAFRRGIPLEDMEFFQFHPTGLAGLGILLTEGARGEGAILRNSEGERFMERYAPTIKDLAPRDIVARAMANEVREGRGCGPNKDYVLLDLTHLEPAHIEAKLPDITEFARTYLGVEPFTDPVPVFPTAHYAMGGIPTNITTEVLQDNDTIVPGLYAAGEVACVSVHGSNRLGTNSLLDINVFGKRAGIAAAEYSKTADYVELPEDPEAMTRGILDRLLTGNGTERVAQIRKELQDTMDANMQVFRTKESLEQVLRDIASFEERYKHVTVQDKGKRFNLDLLEAVELGFLLDMAKVMTVGALHREESRGGHYREDFPDRNDEKFMKHSMAYLDTSVTVDSSAESVAGIRLETKPVIFTRYEPMERKY